A section of the Rhizomicrobium sp. genome encodes:
- the mdcB gene encoding triphosphoribosyl-dephospho-CoA synthase MdcB — protein MTPGPAPGVARPRPSVARPWHIRGAGAIAASAVDCLLLELETWPKPGLVSHIDSGSHADMDVDTFRRSAAAIEPHFGALADAGARGEGMGRLRIIGLEAEAAMFAATSGINTHRGAIFGLGLLCAAAGARAAGWSDPTWSLGDTVSQLWGASILDGPVLLHSHGSGARRRFGAGGARLEAARGFPSVYGVGVPALRRGARKAPDDCEAARVEACLALIAILEDTNLLHRGGPAGLRFAQRAARRFLEAGGVGQPGWRAHAQSIHENFVAQRLSPGGSADLLAMTLFVHANERPPWR, from the coding sequence ATGACGCCCGGTCCGGCGCCGGGCGTGGCCCGCCCTCGTCCTTCGGTGGCGCGCCCGTGGCACATCCGCGGTGCCGGCGCCATCGCGGCCAGCGCCGTCGACTGCCTTCTGCTGGAGCTGGAGACCTGGCCGAAGCCCGGCCTCGTGAGTCACATCGACTCCGGCAGTCACGCCGATATGGACGTGGACACGTTCCGCCGCAGCGCCGCGGCCATCGAGCCCCACTTCGGCGCCCTGGCGGATGCCGGCGCGCGCGGCGAGGGGATGGGACGTCTGAGGATCATCGGTCTGGAAGCCGAGGCCGCCATGTTCGCCGCGACCTCGGGGATCAACACGCATCGCGGCGCGATTTTCGGTCTGGGCCTCCTCTGCGCGGCGGCCGGCGCGCGGGCCGCCGGATGGAGCGATCCGACATGGTCCCTGGGCGATACGGTTTCGCAGCTTTGGGGTGCGAGCATCCTCGACGGTCCCGTGCTTCTGCACAGCCACGGCAGCGGGGCGCGCCGCCGCTTCGGCGCCGGCGGCGCCCGCTTGGAAGCGGCAAGGGGATTTCCCAGCGTCTATGGCGTGGGCGTACCCGCCCTGCGGCGCGGCGCCCGCAAGGCGCCCGACGACTGCGAGGCGGCGCGGGTCGAAGCCTGTCTGGCGCTGATCGCGATCCTCGAAGACACCAACCTGCTGCATCGCGGCGGACCGGCGGGCCTTCGCTTCGCTCAGCGGGCCGCGCGGCGCTTTCTCGAGGCGGGCGGCGTCGGCCAGCCGGGCTGGCGCGCCCATGCCCAATCGATCCATGAGAATTTCGTCGCGCAGAGGCTCAGTCCCGGCGGCTCGGCCGACCTGCTCGCCATGACCCTGTTCGTCCATGCGAATGAAAGACCGCCGTGGCGATGA